One part of the Arabidopsis thaliana chromosome 4, partial sequence genome encodes these proteins:
- the WRKY19 gene encoding protein kinase family protein codes for MSEKEELPLTLTSIGAATATSDYHQRVGSSGEGISSSSSDVDPRFMQNSPTGLMISQSSSMCTVPPGMAATPPISSGSGLSQQLNNSSSSKLCQVEGCQKGARDASGRCISHGGGRRCQKPDCQKGAEGKTVYCKAHGGGRRCEYLGCTKGAEGSTDFCIAHGGGRRCNHEDCTRSAWGRTEFCVKHGGGARCKTYGCGKSASGPLPFCRAHGGGKKCSHEDCTGFARGRSGLCLMHGGGKRCQRENCTKSAEGLSGLCISHGGGRRCQSIGCTKGAKGSKMFCKACITKRPLTIDGGGNMGGVTTGDALNYLKAVKDKFEDSEKYDTFLEVLNDCKHQGVDTSGVIARLKDLFKGHDDLLLGFNTYLSKEYQITILPEDDFPIDFLDKVEGPYEMTYQQAQTVQANANMQPQTEYPSSSAVQSFSSGQPQIPTSAPDSSLLAKSNTSGITIIEHMSQQPLNVDKQVNDGYNWQKYGQKKVKGSKFPLSYYKCTYLGCPSKRKVERSLDGQVAEIVYKDRHNHEPPNQGKDGSTTYLSGSSTHINCMSSELTASQFSSNKTKIEQQEAASLATTIEYMSEASDNEEDSNGETSEGEKDEDEPEPKRRITEVQVSELADASDRTVREPRVIFQTTSEVDNLDDGYRWRKYGQKVVKGNPYPRFSSSKDYDVVIRYGRADISNEDFISHLRASLCRRGISVYEKFNEVDALPKCRVLIIVLTSTYVPSNLLNILEHQHTEDRVVYPIFYRLSPYDFVCNSKNYERFYLQDEPKKWQAALKEITQMPGYTLTDKSESELIDEIVRDALKVLCSADKVNMIGMDMQVEEILSLLCIESLDVRSIGIWGTVGIGKTTIAEEIFRKISVQYETCVVLKDLHKEVEVKGHDAVRENFLSEVLEVEPHVIRISDIKTSFLRSRLQRKRILVILDDVNDYRDVDTFLGTLNYFGPGSRIIMTSRNRRVFVLCKIDHVYEVKPLDIPKSLLLLDRGTCQIVLSPEVYKTLSLELVKFSNGNPQVLQFLSSIDREWNKLSQEVKTTSPIYIPGIFEKSCCGLDDNERGIFLDIACFFNRIDKDNVAMLLDGCGFSAHVGFRGLVDKSLLTISQHNLVDMLSFIQATGREIVRQESADRPGDRSRLWNADYIRHVFINDTGTSAIEGIFLDMLNLKFDANPNVFEKMCNLRLLKLYCSKAEEKHGVSFPQGLEYLPSKLRLLHWEYYPLSSLPKSFNPENLVELNLPSSCAKKLWKGKKSLEKLKKMRLSYSDQLTKIPRLSSATNLEHIDLEGCNSLLSLSQSISYLKKLVFLNLKGCSKLENIPSMVDLESLEVLNLSGCSKLGNFPEISPNVKELYMGGTMIQEIPSSIKNLVLLEKLDLENSRHLKNLPTSIYKLKHLETLNLSGCISLERFPDSSRRMKCLRFLDLSRTDIKELPSSISYLTALDELLFVDSRRNSPVVTNPNANSTELMPSESSKLEILGTPADNEVVVGGTVEKTRGIERTPTILVKSREYLIPDDVVAVGGDIKGLRPPVLQLQPAMKLSHIPRGSTWDFVTHFAPPETVAPPSSSSEAREEEVETEETGAMFIPLGDKETCSFTVNKGDSSRTISNTSPIYASEGSFITCWQKGQLLGRGSLGSVYEGISADGDFFAFKEVSLLDQGSQAHEWIQQVEGGIALLSQLQHQNIVRYRGTTKDESNLYIFLELVTQGSLRKLYQRNQLGDSVVSLYTRQILDGLKYLHDKGFIHRNIKCANVLVDANGTVKLADFGLAKVMSLWRTPYWNWMAPEVILNPKDYDGYGTPADIWSLGCTVLEMLTGQIPYSDLEIGTALYNIGTGKLPKIPDILSLDARDFILTCLKVNPEERPTAAELLNHPFVNMPLPSSGSGSVSSLLRG; via the exons ATGTCGGAGAAGGAAGAACTTCCGTTGACATTGACGTCCATCGGAGCGGCCACCGCGACTAGTGATTATCATCAGAGAGTAGGAAGTTCCGGTGAAGGGATTAGTAGCTCGAGTAGTGATGTTGACCCGAGGTTCATGCAGAATAGCCCCACGGGTTTGATGATTTCCCAATCGTCGTCGATGTGCACCGTACCGCCTGG CATGGCAGCAACACCACCAATAAGCTCAGGTTCCGGTTTATCTCAGCAGCTTAATAATTCTTCTAGTTCCAAGTTATGTCAAGTGGAAGGATGTCAAAAAGGAGCAAGAGATGCATCTGGTCGTTGCATTTCCCATGGCGGTGGACGTAGATGCCAGAAACCTGATTGCCAGAAGGGAGCTGAAGGTAAAACAGTGTACTGTAAAGCCCACGGAGGTGGTCGCAGATGTGAATATCTTGGATGCACCAAAGGCGCAGAAGGCAGTACTGATTTTTGTATAGCTCATGGAGGTGGTCGAAGATGCAACCATGAAGATTGCACACGATCTGCTTGGGGAAGAACAGAATTCTGTGTCAAGCACGGTGGAGGAGCGAGATGCAAAACATACGGCTGCGGAAAAAGCGCTAGTGGTCCTTTGCCATTCTGCCGAGCCCATGGTGGTGGTAAAAAATGCAGCCATGAAGATTGCACAGGATTTGCTAGGGGAAGATCAGGACTCTGTCTCATGCACGGTGGGGGAAAGAGATGCCAAAGAGAGAACTGCACTAAAAGCGCTGAAGGTCTTTCGGGACTCTGCATATCCCATGGTGGTGGTCGGCGATGTCAATCTATTGGATGCACAAAAGGAGCGAAAGGGAGCAAAATGTTCTGCAAAGCATGCATAACTAAAAGGCCTCTAACGATTGATGGAGGAGGAAATATGGGAGGGGTAACAACAGGTGATGCCTTGAACTATCTCAAAGCTGTGAAGGACAAGTTTGAAGACAGTGAGAAATATGACACTTTCCTTGAAGTCTTGAATGACTGTAAACATCAGGG AGTTGACACTAGTGGCGTCATAGCCAGATTAAAAGATTTGTTCAAGGGCCATGACGACTTACTTTTGGGTTTTAATACCTACTTGTCAAAGGAGTACCAAATAACCATTCTGCCCGAGGATGATTTCCCTATCGATTTTCTTGACAAGGTTGAG GGACCTTATGAAATGACATATCAGCAAGCTCAAACAGTTCAAGCCAATGCCAATATGCAACCTCAAACTGAGTACCCTTCTTCCTCTGCGGTTCAATCATTTTCATCGGGTCAACCTCAGATCCCCACCTCAGCTCCGGATTCTTCACTACTAGCTAAAAGTAATACCTCAGGTATAACTATCATCGAGCACATGTCACAACAGCCTCTAAATGTTGACAAACAAGTTAATGATGGCTATAACTGGCAAAAGTATGGGCAAAAGAAAGTTAAAGGCAGCAAGTTTCCTCTAAGCTATTACAAGTGCACATATCTAGGATGTCCTTCCAAGAGGAAGGTTGAGAGATCTCTTGATGGACAAGTAGCAGAAATCGTCTACAAAGATCGACACAATCACGAACCTCCTAACCAAGGAAAAGATGGTAGCACCACATATCTAAGTGGGAGTTCGACACACATCAATTGCATGAGCTCTGAATTGACAGCATCACAGTTTAGCTCCAACAAGACTAAGATAGAGCAACAGGAAGCAGCAAGTCTAGCTACGACAATAGAGTACATGTCTGAGGCAAGTGACAATGAAGAAGACAGTAATGGAGAAACTAGTGagggagagaaagatgaagacgAGCCTGAACCAAAGAGAAG AATTACAGAAGTTCAGGTTTCGGAACTAGCTGATGCTTCAGATAGAACCGTGAGAGAGCCTAGGGTTATTTTCCAAACAACGAGTGAAGTTGATAATTTAGATGATGGATATAGGTGGCGGAAATATGGACAGAAAGTTGTTAAAGGGAATCCTTATCCAAG GTTTTCCTCCTCTAAAGATTATGATGTCGTAATCAGATACGGAAGAGCAGATATAAGCAATGAGGATTTCATTAGCCATCTTCGTGCTTCCCTCTGCCGGAGAGGGATTTCTGTCTATGAAAAATTTAATGAAGTGGATGCACTTCCAAAATGTAGGGTTTTGATTATAGTATTAACAAGCACATATGTCCCTTCGAACCTCTTAAACATTCTTGAACACCAACATACAGAGGATCGAGTGGTTTATCCAATTTTCTACAGACTATCACCATATGATTTTGTCTGTAACAGCAAGAATTATGAGAGATTTTATCTCCAAGATGAGCCAAAAAAATGGCAAGCTGCTTTGAAGGAAATAACTCAGATGCCTGGCTACACATTGACAGATAA GTCTGAATCTGAACTTATAGATGAGATTGTAAGAGATGCTTTAAAGGTGCTATGTTCTGCTGATAAGGTGAACATGATTGGGATGGATATGCAAGTAGAGGAGATTTTGTCACTGCTATGCATTGAGTCCCTTGATGTTCGCAGCATTGGTATATGGGGTACAGTTGGTATAGGAAAAACAACCATTGCTGAAGAGATCTTTCGCAAAATCTCTGTCCAATATGAGACCTGTGTCGTCCTTAAGGACCTCCACAAAGAAGTTGAGGTAAAAGGTCACGATGCTGTGAGAGAGAATTTTCTGTCTGAAGTTTTAGAGGTAGAACCTCATGTTATCCGGATATCTGACATTAAAACAAGCTTCTTGAGAAGTCGGCTTCAGCGTAAAAGGATCCTTGTTATTCTTGACGATGTGAATGATTACAGAGATGTTGACACCTTTTTGGGGACGCTTAACTATTTTGGTCCAGGAAGCAGAATAATCATGACCTCTAGAAATAGACGTGTTTTCGTACTATGTAAAATCGATCATGTCTATGAGGTTAAGCCATTAGATATTCCTAAGTCTCTACTACTTCTTGATCGTGGGACATGTCAAATTGTTTTGTCACCTGAGGTTTACAAGACATTGTCACTTGAGCTGgtcaaattttcaaatggaAATCCCCAGGTTCTTCAGTTCTTGAGCAGTATTGACAGAGAATGGAATAAGTTATCACAAGAAGTTAAGACAACATCTCCCATTTACATCCCAGGTATATTTGAAAAGAGCTGTTGTGGGCTTGATGACAACGAGAGGGGTATATTTTTGGACATTGCATGTTTCTTTAATAGGATTGATAAAGACAATGTCGCAATGTTGCTGGATGGTTGTGGTTTCTCTGCACATGTCGGATTTAGAGGCCTTGTTGACAAATCACTGTTGACAATATCACAACACAACTTGGTGGACATGCTCAGTTTTATCCAGGCAACTGGTCGAGAAATTGTTCGCCAAGAATCAGCTGACAGACCAGGAGACCGCAGCAGGTTGTGGAATGCCGACTATATCAGACACGTATTCATAAATGACACT GGCACATCAGCTATTGAGGGCATTTTCCTAGACATGTTGAATCTTAAATTTGATGCAAATCCCAACGTGTTCGAGAAAATGTGTAACCTTAGACTGTTGAAATTGTATTGCTCCAAAGCGGAAGAGAAGCATGGAGTATCTTTTCCACAAGGTCTTGAATATTTGCCGAGCAAGCTAAGGCTTCTCCATTGGGAATATTATCCTCTAAGTTCTTTGCCGAAAAGTTTTAATCCAGAGAACCTTGTCGAGCTTAACTTGCCAAGTAGCTGTGCAAAGAAACTTTGGAAAGGAAAAAAG AGTCTGGAAAAGCTTAAAAAGATGAGACTTAGCTACTCCGACCAGTTAACTAAAATCCCAAGACTTTCAAGCGCAACAAATCTTGAGCATATTGATCTTGAAGGTTGCAACAGTTTGTTGAGCCTTAGCCAGTCCATTTCTTATCTTAAGAAGCTTGTTTTTCTGAATTTAAAGGGCTGCTCGAAGCTGGAGAATATTCCATCTATGGTTGATTTAGAATCGCTTGAGGTTCTAAATCTTTCGGGTTGTTCAAAGCTAGGGAACTTCCCGGAGATCTCACCAAATGTGAAAGAACTGTACATGGGTGGGACTATGATACAAGAAATCCCGTCATCGATTAAGAACTTGGTATTGCTTGAGAAACTGGACCTGGAAAACAGTAGACATCTCAAGAATCTTCCAACAAGCATCTACAAGTTGAAGCATCTTGAAACTCTAAATCTTTCAGGCTGCATAAGCCTGGAGCGATTTCCAGACTCGTCGAGAAGGATGAAATGCTTAAGGTTTTTGGATTTAAGCAGGACAGACATTAAAGAGCTGCCCTCTTCCATATCGTATCTGACTGCTCTTGACGAACTATTATTCGTAGACTCCAGGAGAAACTCGCCAGTTGTAACCAATCCCAATGCCAATTCAACTGAGTTGATGCCTTCTGAGTCAAGTAAGCTTGAGATCTTAGGTACTCCGGCAGATAACGAAGTAGTTGTTGGTGGTACGGTAGAGAAAACCCGTGGTATTGAACGAACGCCGACTATTTTGGTGAAGTCGAGAGAGTATCTAATTCCCGATGATGTTGTGGCGGTTGGTGGTGATATTAAGGGGCTAAGACCACCAGTACTTCAGCTCCAACCAGCAATGAAACTATCTCATATTCCTCGAGGATCAACTTGGGATTTCGTTACGCATTTCGCTCCACCTGAAACAGTTGCGCCGCCGAGTTCCTCTTCAGAAGCCAGGGAAGAGGAAGTGGAAACGGAAGAGACGGGAGCTATGTTTATCCCATTGGGGGATAAGGAGACATGCTCATTCACTGTAAACAAGGGTGACTCCTCAAGGACAATATCTAATACGTCGCCGATTTATGCCTCCGAAGGATCTTTCATCACGTGTTGGCAGAAGGGTCAACTTCTGGGACGAGGATCATTAGGGTCCGTATATGAAGGCATTTCAGC AGACGGGGACTTCTTTGCTTTCAAGGAAGTTTCACTACTTGATCAGGGAAGTCAGGCACATGAATGGATACAACAAGTCGAGGGG GGGATTGCGCTACTTAGTCAGCTTCAGCATCAGAATATCGTGCGATATCGTGGCACAACTAAG GACGAGTCGAATTTGTACATTTTTCTTGAACTTGTAACCCAAGGGTCCCTTCGAAAACTCTACCAAAGAAACCAGCTTGGGGACTCTGTAGTCTCCTTATACACAAGACAGATTCTTGATGGATTGAAATATCTCCACGATAAAGGTTTTATACACAG GAACATTAAATGTGCAAATGTATTGGTGGACGCTAATGGAACAGTTAAACTTGCAGATTTTGGATTGGCTAAG GTAATGTCCCTCTGGCGAACTCCGTATTGGAATTGGATGGCTCCAGAg GTTATTCTTAACCCGAAGGATTATGATGGTTATGGAACTCCAGCTGATATATGGAGCCTTGGGTGTACTGTGCTAGAAATGTTGACTGGTCAGATTCCCTACTCCGATCTGGAAATC GGTACAGCCTTGTATAACATTGGAACGGGTAAGCTTCCGAAAATACCTGATATTCTATCGCTAGACGCCCGGGATTTCATACTTACGTGTCTCAAAGTGAACCCGGAAGAGCGGCCAACTGCAGCTGAGCTGCTTAACCATCCATTTGTGAATATGCCATTACCATCCTCGGGCTCAGGTTCAGTATCTTCGCTCCTCCGTGGATGA
- the WRKY19 gene encoding protein kinase family protein → MSEKEELPLTLTSIGAATATSDYHQRVGSSGEGISSSSSDVDPRFMQNSPTGLMISQSSSMCTVPPGMAATPPISSGSGLSQQLNNSSSSKLCQVEGCQKGARDASGRCISHGGGRRCQKPDCQKGAEGKTVYCKAHGGGRRCEYLGCTKGAEGSTDFCIAHGGGRRCNHEDCTRSAWGRTEFCVKHGGGARCKTYGCGKSASGPLPFCRAHGGGKKCSHEDCTGFARGRSGLCLMHGGGKRCQRENCTKSAEGLSGLCISHGGGRRCQSIGCTKGAKGSKMFCKACITKRPLTIDGGGNMGGVTTGDALNYLKAVKDKFEDSEKYDTFLEVLNDCKHQGVDTSGVIARLKDLFKGHDDLLLGFNTYLSKEYQITILPEDDFPIDFLDKVEGPYEMTYQQAQTVQANANMQPQTEYPSSSAVQSFSSGQPQIPTSAPDSSLLAKSNTSGITIIEHMSQQPLNVDKQVNDGYNWQKYGQKKVKGSKFPLSYYKCTYLGCPSKRKVERSLDGQVAEIVYKDRHNHEPPNQGKDGSTTYLSGSSTHINCMSSELTASQFSSNKTKIEQQEAASLATTIEYMSEASDNEEDSNGETSEGEKDEDEPEPKRRITEVQVSELADASDRTVREPRVIFQTTSEVDNLDDGYRWRKYGQKVVKGNPYPRFSSSKDYDVVIRYGRADISNEDFISHLRASLCRRGISVYEKFNEVDALPKCRVLIIVLTSTYVPSNLLNILEHQHTEDRVVYPIFYRLSPYDFVCNSKNYERFYLQDEPKKWQAALKEITQMPGYTLTDKSESELIDEIVRDALKVLCSADKVNMIGMDMQVEEILSLLCIESLDVRSIGIWGTVGIGKTTIAEEIFRKISVQYETCVVLKDLHKEVEVKGHDAVRENFLSEVLEVEPHVIRISDIKTSFLRSRLQRKRILVILDDVNDYRDVDTFLGTLNYFGPGSRIIMTSRNRRVFVLCKIDHVYEVKPLDIPKSLLLLDRGTCQIVLSPEVYKTLSLELVKFSNGNPQVLQFLSSIDREWNKLSQEVKTTSPIYIPGIFEKSCCGLDDNERGIFLDIACFFNRIDKDNVAMLLDGCGFSAHVGFRGLVDKSLLTISQHNLVDMLSFIQATGREIVRQESADRPGDRSRLWNADYIRHVFINDTGTSAIEGIFLDMLNLKFDANPNVFEKMCNLRLLKLYCSKAEEKHGVSFPQGLEYLPSKLRLLHWEYYPLSSLPKSFNPENLVELNLPSSCAKKLWKGKKSLEKLKKMRLSYSDQLTKIPRLSSATNLEHIDLEGCNSLLSLSQSISYLKKLVFLNLKGCSKLENIPSMVDLESLEVLNLSGCSKLGNFPEISPNVKELYMGGTMIQEIPSSIKNLVLLEKLDLENSRHLKNLPTSIYKLKHLETLNLSGCISLERFPDSSRRMKCLRFLDLSRTDIKELPSSISYLTALDELLFVDSRRNSPVVTNPNANSTELMPSESSKLEILGTPADNEVVVGGTVEKTRGIERTPTILVKSREYLIPDDVVAVGGDIKGLRPPVLQLQPAMKLSHIPRGSTWDFVTHFAPPETVAPPSSSSEAREEEVETEETGAMFIPLGDKETCSFTVNKGDSSRTISNTSPIYASEGSFITCWQKGQLLGRGSLGSVYEGISADGDFFAFKEVSLLDQGSQAHEWIQQVEGGIALLSQLQHQNIVRYRGTTKDESNLYIFLELVTQGSLRKLYQRNQLGDSVVSLYTRQILDGLKYLHDKGFIHRNIKCANVLVDANGTVKLADFGLAKVILNPKDYDGYGTPADIWSLGCTVLEMLTGQIPYSDLEIGTALYNIGTGKLPKIPDILSLDARDFILTCLKVNPEERPTAAELLNHPFVNMPLPSSGSGSVSSLLRG, encoded by the exons ATGTCGGAGAAGGAAGAACTTCCGTTGACATTGACGTCCATCGGAGCGGCCACCGCGACTAGTGATTATCATCAGAGAGTAGGAAGTTCCGGTGAAGGGATTAGTAGCTCGAGTAGTGATGTTGACCCGAGGTTCATGCAGAATAGCCCCACGGGTTTGATGATTTCCCAATCGTCGTCGATGTGCACCGTACCGCCTGG CATGGCAGCAACACCACCAATAAGCTCAGGTTCCGGTTTATCTCAGCAGCTTAATAATTCTTCTAGTTCCAAGTTATGTCAAGTGGAAGGATGTCAAAAAGGAGCAAGAGATGCATCTGGTCGTTGCATTTCCCATGGCGGTGGACGTAGATGCCAGAAACCTGATTGCCAGAAGGGAGCTGAAGGTAAAACAGTGTACTGTAAAGCCCACGGAGGTGGTCGCAGATGTGAATATCTTGGATGCACCAAAGGCGCAGAAGGCAGTACTGATTTTTGTATAGCTCATGGAGGTGGTCGAAGATGCAACCATGAAGATTGCACACGATCTGCTTGGGGAAGAACAGAATTCTGTGTCAAGCACGGTGGAGGAGCGAGATGCAAAACATACGGCTGCGGAAAAAGCGCTAGTGGTCCTTTGCCATTCTGCCGAGCCCATGGTGGTGGTAAAAAATGCAGCCATGAAGATTGCACAGGATTTGCTAGGGGAAGATCAGGACTCTGTCTCATGCACGGTGGGGGAAAGAGATGCCAAAGAGAGAACTGCACTAAAAGCGCTGAAGGTCTTTCGGGACTCTGCATATCCCATGGTGGTGGTCGGCGATGTCAATCTATTGGATGCACAAAAGGAGCGAAAGGGAGCAAAATGTTCTGCAAAGCATGCATAACTAAAAGGCCTCTAACGATTGATGGAGGAGGAAATATGGGAGGGGTAACAACAGGTGATGCCTTGAACTATCTCAAAGCTGTGAAGGACAAGTTTGAAGACAGTGAGAAATATGACACTTTCCTTGAAGTCTTGAATGACTGTAAACATCAGGG AGTTGACACTAGTGGCGTCATAGCCAGATTAAAAGATTTGTTCAAGGGCCATGACGACTTACTTTTGGGTTTTAATACCTACTTGTCAAAGGAGTACCAAATAACCATTCTGCCCGAGGATGATTTCCCTATCGATTTTCTTGACAAGGTTGAG GGACCTTATGAAATGACATATCAGCAAGCTCAAACAGTTCAAGCCAATGCCAATATGCAACCTCAAACTGAGTACCCTTCTTCCTCTGCGGTTCAATCATTTTCATCGGGTCAACCTCAGATCCCCACCTCAGCTCCGGATTCTTCACTACTAGCTAAAAGTAATACCTCAGGTATAACTATCATCGAGCACATGTCACAACAGCCTCTAAATGTTGACAAACAAGTTAATGATGGCTATAACTGGCAAAAGTATGGGCAAAAGAAAGTTAAAGGCAGCAAGTTTCCTCTAAGCTATTACAAGTGCACATATCTAGGATGTCCTTCCAAGAGGAAGGTTGAGAGATCTCTTGATGGACAAGTAGCAGAAATCGTCTACAAAGATCGACACAATCACGAACCTCCTAACCAAGGAAAAGATGGTAGCACCACATATCTAAGTGGGAGTTCGACACACATCAATTGCATGAGCTCTGAATTGACAGCATCACAGTTTAGCTCCAACAAGACTAAGATAGAGCAACAGGAAGCAGCAAGTCTAGCTACGACAATAGAGTACATGTCTGAGGCAAGTGACAATGAAGAAGACAGTAATGGAGAAACTAGTGagggagagaaagatgaagacgAGCCTGAACCAAAGAGAAG AATTACAGAAGTTCAGGTTTCGGAACTAGCTGATGCTTCAGATAGAACCGTGAGAGAGCCTAGGGTTATTTTCCAAACAACGAGTGAAGTTGATAATTTAGATGATGGATATAGGTGGCGGAAATATGGACAGAAAGTTGTTAAAGGGAATCCTTATCCAAG GTTTTCCTCCTCTAAAGATTATGATGTCGTAATCAGATACGGAAGAGCAGATATAAGCAATGAGGATTTCATTAGCCATCTTCGTGCTTCCCTCTGCCGGAGAGGGATTTCTGTCTATGAAAAATTTAATGAAGTGGATGCACTTCCAAAATGTAGGGTTTTGATTATAGTATTAACAAGCACATATGTCCCTTCGAACCTCTTAAACATTCTTGAACACCAACATACAGAGGATCGAGTGGTTTATCCAATTTTCTACAGACTATCACCATATGATTTTGTCTGTAACAGCAAGAATTATGAGAGATTTTATCTCCAAGATGAGCCAAAAAAATGGCAAGCTGCTTTGAAGGAAATAACTCAGATGCCTGGCTACACATTGACAGATAA GTCTGAATCTGAACTTATAGATGAGATTGTAAGAGATGCTTTAAAGGTGCTATGTTCTGCTGATAAGGTGAACATGATTGGGATGGATATGCAAGTAGAGGAGATTTTGTCACTGCTATGCATTGAGTCCCTTGATGTTCGCAGCATTGGTATATGGGGTACAGTTGGTATAGGAAAAACAACCATTGCTGAAGAGATCTTTCGCAAAATCTCTGTCCAATATGAGACCTGTGTCGTCCTTAAGGACCTCCACAAAGAAGTTGAGGTAAAAGGTCACGATGCTGTGAGAGAGAATTTTCTGTCTGAAGTTTTAGAGGTAGAACCTCATGTTATCCGGATATCTGACATTAAAACAAGCTTCTTGAGAAGTCGGCTTCAGCGTAAAAGGATCCTTGTTATTCTTGACGATGTGAATGATTACAGAGATGTTGACACCTTTTTGGGGACGCTTAACTATTTTGGTCCAGGAAGCAGAATAATCATGACCTCTAGAAATAGACGTGTTTTCGTACTATGTAAAATCGATCATGTCTATGAGGTTAAGCCATTAGATATTCCTAAGTCTCTACTACTTCTTGATCGTGGGACATGTCAAATTGTTTTGTCACCTGAGGTTTACAAGACATTGTCACTTGAGCTGgtcaaattttcaaatggaAATCCCCAGGTTCTTCAGTTCTTGAGCAGTATTGACAGAGAATGGAATAAGTTATCACAAGAAGTTAAGACAACATCTCCCATTTACATCCCAGGTATATTTGAAAAGAGCTGTTGTGGGCTTGATGACAACGAGAGGGGTATATTTTTGGACATTGCATGTTTCTTTAATAGGATTGATAAAGACAATGTCGCAATGTTGCTGGATGGTTGTGGTTTCTCTGCACATGTCGGATTTAGAGGCCTTGTTGACAAATCACTGTTGACAATATCACAACACAACTTGGTGGACATGCTCAGTTTTATCCAGGCAACTGGTCGAGAAATTGTTCGCCAAGAATCAGCTGACAGACCAGGAGACCGCAGCAGGTTGTGGAATGCCGACTATATCAGACACGTATTCATAAATGACACT GGCACATCAGCTATTGAGGGCATTTTCCTAGACATGTTGAATCTTAAATTTGATGCAAATCCCAACGTGTTCGAGAAAATGTGTAACCTTAGACTGTTGAAATTGTATTGCTCCAAAGCGGAAGAGAAGCATGGAGTATCTTTTCCACAAGGTCTTGAATATTTGCCGAGCAAGCTAAGGCTTCTCCATTGGGAATATTATCCTCTAAGTTCTTTGCCGAAAAGTTTTAATCCAGAGAACCTTGTCGAGCTTAACTTGCCAAGTAGCTGTGCAAAGAAACTTTGGAAAGGAAAAAAG AGTCTGGAAAAGCTTAAAAAGATGAGACTTAGCTACTCCGACCAGTTAACTAAAATCCCAAGACTTTCAAGCGCAACAAATCTTGAGCATATTGATCTTGAAGGTTGCAACAGTTTGTTGAGCCTTAGCCAGTCCATTTCTTATCTTAAGAAGCTTGTTTTTCTGAATTTAAAGGGCTGCTCGAAGCTGGAGAATATTCCATCTATGGTTGATTTAGAATCGCTTGAGGTTCTAAATCTTTCGGGTTGTTCAAAGCTAGGGAACTTCCCGGAGATCTCACCAAATGTGAAAGAACTGTACATGGGTGGGACTATGATACAAGAAATCCCGTCATCGATTAAGAACTTGGTATTGCTTGAGAAACTGGACCTGGAAAACAGTAGACATCTCAAGAATCTTCCAACAAGCATCTACAAGTTGAAGCATCTTGAAACTCTAAATCTTTCAGGCTGCATAAGCCTGGAGCGATTTCCAGACTCGTCGAGAAGGATGAAATGCTTAAGGTTTTTGGATTTAAGCAGGACAGACATTAAAGAGCTGCCCTCTTCCATATCGTATCTGACTGCTCTTGACGAACTATTATTCGTAGACTCCAGGAGAAACTCGCCAGTTGTAACCAATCCCAATGCCAATTCAACTGAGTTGATGCCTTCTGAGTCAAGTAAGCTTGAGATCTTAGGTACTCCGGCAGATAACGAAGTAGTTGTTGGTGGTACGGTAGAGAAAACCCGTGGTATTGAACGAACGCCGACTATTTTGGTGAAGTCGAGAGAGTATCTAATTCCCGATGATGTTGTGGCGGTTGGTGGTGATATTAAGGGGCTAAGACCACCAGTACTTCAGCTCCAACCAGCAATGAAACTATCTCATATTCCTCGAGGATCAACTTGGGATTTCGTTACGCATTTCGCTCCACCTGAAACAGTTGCGCCGCCGAGTTCCTCTTCAGAAGCCAGGGAAGAGGAAGTGGAAACGGAAGAGACGGGAGCTATGTTTATCCCATTGGGGGATAAGGAGACATGCTCATTCACTGTAAACAAGGGTGACTCCTCAAGGACAATATCTAATACGTCGCCGATTTATGCCTCCGAAGGATCTTTCATCACGTGTTGGCAGAAGGGTCAACTTCTGGGACGAGGATCATTAGGGTCCGTATATGAAGGCATTTCAGC AGACGGGGACTTCTTTGCTTTCAAGGAAGTTTCACTACTTGATCAGGGAAGTCAGGCACATGAATGGATACAACAAGTCGAGGGG GGGATTGCGCTACTTAGTCAGCTTCAGCATCAGAATATCGTGCGATATCGTGGCACAACTAAG GACGAGTCGAATTTGTACATTTTTCTTGAACTTGTAACCCAAGGGTCCCTTCGAAAACTCTACCAAAGAAACCAGCTTGGGGACTCTGTAGTCTCCTTATACACAAGACAGATTCTTGATGGATTGAAATATCTCCACGATAAAGGTTTTATACACAG GAACATTAAATGTGCAAATGTATTGGTGGACGCTAATGGAACAGTTAAACTTGCAGATTTTGGATTGGCTAAG GTTATTCTTAACCCGAAGGATTATGATGGTTATGGAACTCCAGCTGATATATGGAGCCTTGGGTGTACTGTGCTAGAAATGTTGACTGGTCAGATTCCCTACTCCGATCTGGAAATC GGTACAGCCTTGTATAACATTGGAACGGGTAAGCTTCCGAAAATACCTGATATTCTATCGCTAGACGCCCGGGATTTCATACTTACGTGTCTCAAAGTGAACCCGGAAGAGCGGCCAACTGCAGCTGAGCTGCTTAACCATCCATTTGTGAATATGCCATTACCATCCTCGGGCTCAGGTTCAGTATCTTCGCTCCTCCGTGGATGA